One window from the genome of Enterococcus haemoperoxidus ATCC BAA-382 encodes:
- a CDS encoding zinc ribbon domain-containing protein YjdM has product MENLPSCPECGSTYTYEDRGMIICPECAHEWSPTDAAEDTAAVIKDSNGNELADGDNVTVIKDLKVKGASGAIKQGTKVKGIRLVADAADGHNIDCKVEGFGPMKLKSEFVKKN; this is encoded by the coding sequence ATGGAAAATTTACCAAGTTGCCCTGAATGTGGCTCAACATACACTTACGAGGATCGTGGCATGATAATTTGTCCTGAATGTGCACATGAATGGTCACCAACAGATGCAGCAGAAGACACAGCGGCTGTTATCAAAGATTCAAATGGCAATGAGTTAGCTGATGGTGATAATGTGACAGTTATCAAAGATCTAAAAGTCAAAGGGGCAAGTGGTGCAATCAAACAAGGAACGAAAGTTAAAGGCATTCGTTTAGTGGCTGATGCCGCAGATGGTCATAATATTGATTGTAAAGTTGAGGGCTTTGGTCCGATGAAATTGAAATCTGAATTTGTGAAGAAGAATTAG
- a CDS encoding histidine phosphatase family protein, with the protein MKLKKMFVGMALLSMVLVGCGNGDAKEEKKADTKVKDNSEVVIYLARHGKTMLNTVDRSQGWIDAPLTPAGVEVAEQLGKGLSDVTFDKVVTSDSGRAIETAELVLKNNGQEKLTKEMTKDKRLREYNFGTYEGLMNEEMLTAVAKEQGKTYEEYNEWMKEVGFYKGIIEFADVLSELDKKNVEEGVNWPAEDSKTIVARLTAGLDDIVKDAEKEGANNVLVVSHGMSIITLLGELDANADLPDGGLKNASVSKVTYKDGKYTIDSVNDLSYVEKGKESK; encoded by the coding sequence ATGAAATTAAAAAAAATGTTTGTTGGTATGGCGTTATTATCAATGGTTTTAGTTGGGTGTGGGAATGGAGATGCCAAAGAAGAAAAAAAAGCTGACACGAAAGTAAAAGACAATTCAGAAGTCGTGATTTATCTTGCTCGTCATGGTAAAACGATGTTGAACACTGTCGATCGTTCTCAAGGTTGGATCGATGCACCATTAACTCCAGCAGGCGTTGAAGTAGCGGAACAATTAGGTAAAGGACTATCTGATGTTACATTTGATAAAGTAGTGACAAGTGACAGTGGACGAGCAATCGAAACTGCTGAATTAGTCTTAAAAAATAATGGGCAAGAAAAATTAACAAAAGAAATGACGAAAGATAAACGTTTAAGAGAATATAATTTTGGTACGTATGAAGGCTTGATGAATGAAGAAATGCTGACAGCAGTAGCAAAAGAACAAGGCAAAACGTATGAAGAATACAATGAATGGATGAAAGAAGTCGGTTTTTATAAAGGAATCATCGAGTTTGCTGATGTATTATCTGAGCTAGATAAGAAAAATGTTGAAGAAGGCGTAAATTGGCCTGCAGAAGACAGCAAAACAATTGTTGCCCGTTTAACAGCTGGATTAGATGATATTGTGAAAGATGCTGAAAAAGAAGGTGCAAACAATGTATTAGTCGTATCTCATGGAATGAGTATTATTACTTTGTTAGGTGAATTAGATGCAAATGCGGACTTGCCAGATGGTGGATTGAAAAATGCCAGTGTATCAAAAGTAACATATAAAGACGGTAAGTATACGATCGATAGTGTAAATGATCTTTCTTATGTAGAAAAAGGGAAAGAAAGTAAATAA
- a CDS encoding DHH family phosphoesterase has translation MDVAKDILTKIKAYQTIIIHRHQRPDPDAIGSQVGLAEILRASFPEKKIFQAGGSVEGLEFLAEMDEVSDETYQNALVIVTDTANSPRISGDDYNLGAELIKIDHHPNDDPYGDIVWVNPKASSCSEIIADFYHLNQDELIMSNNAARLLYAGIIGDTGRFLYPSTTSHTLEVAAELMTYDFNAAELNRELEQIPMSVAKLAGYVYQNIEVDDQGAAKIMLPQSLLNEYGIVDSETAAIVSLPGVIDEVLAWGIFVEQPEGYYRVRLRSKGPVINELAKKHHGGGHPLASGANAKNQKEINEIYSEIQQLCKEYKK, from the coding sequence ATGGATGTTGCAAAAGATATTTTAACAAAAATTAAAGCATATCAAACAATCATTATTCATCGTCATCAGCGACCAGATCCAGATGCAATCGGTTCACAAGTTGGTTTAGCAGAAATTTTGAGAGCGAGTTTTCCAGAAAAGAAAATTTTTCAGGCAGGCGGTTCTGTCGAAGGCTTGGAATTTTTAGCAGAGATGGATGAAGTGTCTGATGAGACGTATCAAAATGCTTTAGTGATTGTCACTGACACAGCTAATTCTCCTAGAATAAGCGGGGATGATTACAATTTAGGAGCTGAGTTGATCAAAATCGATCATCATCCTAATGATGATCCATATGGCGACATAGTCTGGGTCAATCCAAAAGCGAGCAGTTGTAGTGAAATTATTGCTGATTTCTATCATCTTAATCAAGATGAACTGATCATGAGTAACAATGCCGCTCGTTTACTTTATGCTGGAATCATTGGTGATACAGGTCGATTTTTATATCCATCAACAACGTCTCATACGCTAGAAGTAGCAGCGGAGTTAATGACGTATGATTTTAACGCTGCAGAACTAAATCGTGAATTAGAACAAATTCCAATGAGTGTTGCTAAATTAGCTGGCTATGTTTATCAAAATATTGAAGTAGATGATCAGGGGGCGGCTAAGATCATGTTACCTCAATCGTTACTTAATGAATACGGGATCGTTGATTCAGAGACGGCTGCAATCGTTTCTTTACCTGGTGTGATCGATGAAGTTTTAGCATGGGGAATTTTTGTGGAACAGCCGGAAGGGTATTATCGCGTACGGTTGCGCTCAAAAGGACCAGTGATCAACGAGCTGGCAAAAAAACATCATGGTGGTGGTCATCCGTTAGCTAGTGGAGCTAATGCTAAGAATCAAAAAGAAATCAATGAAATTTATAGTGAGATTCAGCAGTTATGCAAAGAATATAAAAAATAA
- a CDS encoding DRTGG domain-containing protein, which translates to MATKHDQILKYIEGLPIGDRISVRSIAKNLGVSEGTAYRAIKDAENIGLVSTIQRVGTIRIERKLKKHIEKLTFGEVVRIIEGDVLGGAAGLDKVLNKFVIGAMTENAMTRYITPGSLMIVGNRQGVQKLALENGAAVLITGGFDTEVEIAELADELDMPVLRTTYDTFTVATMINRALSDQLIKKDIMLVSDIYTTLEKTNYLFSTNTIADYQKLSEKTHHSRFPVVNKSLRLVGIVTAKDVLGKTETLTMDKVMTKDPIVVKKMMSVASVSHQMIWDGLEVMPVVEDDLSLVGFVSRQDVMKAMQLVQRQPQIADTISDQISGEVMPVEGSSKANEPQFKFSVAPQMVNSVGTISFGVLSEIIANVTQRTMITNQRRNVLIEQMSLHYLRLIQLESELDIRPRILEIGRRSAKLDIEVYLENALVAKAIVVCQVMERT; encoded by the coding sequence ATGGCTACGAAACATGATCAAATATTAAAATATATTGAAGGATTGCCGATTGGTGATCGTATTTCTGTTAGAAGTATCGCCAAAAATCTGGGTGTCAGTGAAGGGACAGCTTATCGGGCGATTAAAGACGCTGAAAATATTGGTCTAGTTTCAACGATTCAGCGGGTCGGAACGATTCGGATCGAACGAAAATTAAAAAAACATATTGAAAAACTAACATTTGGCGAAGTAGTTCGGATCATCGAAGGCGATGTTTTAGGAGGGGCAGCTGGGTTAGATAAGGTCTTAAACAAATTTGTGATTGGTGCGATGACTGAAAACGCAATGACAAGATATATCACACCAGGTTCGCTGATGATTGTAGGGAATCGGCAAGGTGTTCAGAAATTGGCCTTAGAAAATGGAGCAGCTGTTTTGATCACTGGTGGATTTGATACGGAAGTCGAAATCGCTGAGTTAGCAGATGAATTAGATATGCCTGTATTAAGAACAACGTATGATACGTTTACAGTTGCAACGATGATCAATCGAGCATTGAGCGATCAATTGATTAAAAAAGATATTATGTTGGTCAGTGATATTTACACGACTTTAGAAAAAACAAATTATCTATTTTCAACAAATACAATTGCGGACTACCAAAAACTTTCTGAGAAAACCCATCATTCACGTTTTCCTGTAGTAAATAAAAGCTTGCGTCTAGTGGGGATCGTCACAGCGAAAGATGTCTTAGGTAAAACGGAAACGTTAACGATGGACAAAGTCATGACAAAAGATCCGATTGTTGTGAAAAAAATGATGAGTGTGGCCAGTGTTAGTCACCAAATGATTTGGGATGGTTTGGAAGTAATGCCAGTTGTTGAAGATGATTTGTCTTTAGTTGGTTTTGTTTCTAGACAAGATGTGATGAAGGCGATGCAGTTGGTTCAACGGCAACCGCAAATTGCTGATACGATTTCAGACCAAATTTCTGGTGAAGTAATGCCTGTTGAAGGGAGTAGTAAGGCGAATGAACCTCAATTCAAGTTTTCGGTTGCACCACAAATGGTCAACAGTGTAGGAACAATCTCTTTTGGTGTATTAAGCGAGATTATTGCAAATGTAACACAACGTACAATGATTACAAATCAAAGAAGAAATGTGCTGATCGAACAAATGAGTTTGCACTATCTGCGTTTGATTCAATTGGAAAGCGAACTAGATATCCGACCAAGAATCTTAGAAATCGGGCGACGTTCGGCTAAATTGGATATTGAAGTTTATTTAGAGAATGCGCTTGTGGCAAAAGCAATCGTTGTTTGTCAAGTAATGGAGCGGACCTAG
- a CDS encoding MFS transporter: protein MESVNSFQENTEVQKNRWWILVSVAMFTFMSTLDASIVNIALPTISKDMNVPMNQSEWIVSIYLMIVCACLLLFGKIGDSFGKIKVYRIGTVIFTIGSLLCGFNQSLAFLLFARVVQGIGSSMTMATNSGIITEVFPFKERGRALGSIGAFVSLGSIAGPGIGGLILSQFSWPYIFWINVPVGIITILIGEKFLPKDIIKSGKKVDMLGFGLFALFIMTFFGGIFIGQEVGFDAVLSLVLFALALLSFIIFIRVEKRVSQPLITFSIFKNKVFTMSLITAVLIFSSNFFVNVVIPFYLQNARGLPASKAGLLMMVFPLLMVVGSPISGFLTDKIGTKLLTLSGLILLSVTSLMYMFLNQGTPLWYYILATGIMGLGNALFQSPNNTTVMSSVAKEDLGVAGSMNSFARNVGMVLGIALATTILYNAMSAVYGQRVTTFITERPDIFIFGMRITFLGSFILCLTALGLTLFRSFQSRRK, encoded by the coding sequence ATGGAATCTGTTAATAGTTTTCAAGAAAATACAGAAGTACAAAAAAATCGCTGGTGGATTTTGGTTTCGGTAGCTATGTTTACTTTCATGTCCACATTAGATGCCAGCATCGTTAATATAGCGTTGCCCACAATTTCTAAAGATATGAATGTCCCGATGAACCAATCAGAATGGATCGTTTCGATTTATTTAATGATCGTCTGCGCTTGTTTATTGCTTTTTGGTAAAATAGGGGATAGTTTTGGTAAAATCAAAGTTTATCGAATCGGTACTGTGATCTTTACAATAGGTTCATTGTTATGTGGTTTTAATCAGTCTTTAGCATTTCTTTTATTTGCACGGGTCGTACAAGGTATTGGCTCAAGCATGACAATGGCAACAAACTCTGGAATCATCACTGAAGTGTTTCCGTTTAAAGAGCGAGGTCGAGCATTGGGGTCCATCGGAGCTTTTGTTTCTTTAGGCTCAATTGCGGGACCAGGAATTGGCGGATTGATTCTTTCTCAATTCTCATGGCCTTATATTTTTTGGATCAACGTTCCAGTTGGAATCATCACGATTTTGATTGGTGAGAAATTCTTACCAAAAGATATTATTAAAAGTGGTAAAAAAGTGGATATGCTCGGCTTTGGTTTATTCGCGTTATTCATTATGACATTCTTTGGCGGTATCTTTATTGGGCAAGAAGTCGGGTTTGATGCTGTCTTATCGTTAGTATTGTTTGCATTGGCATTGCTTTCTTTCATTATTTTTATTAGAGTAGAAAAACGTGTGAGTCAACCATTGATTACTTTTTCGATTTTTAAAAACAAGGTCTTTACGATGAGCTTGATCACAGCAGTCTTAATTTTTTCATCTAACTTTTTTGTGAATGTTGTGATTCCGTTTTATTTGCAGAATGCCCGTGGTTTACCAGCAAGTAAAGCTGGACTTTTAATGATGGTCTTTCCTTTATTGATGGTAGTAGGTTCTCCAATAAGTGGATTTTTAACAGATAAAATCGGTACAAAACTTTTAACCTTATCTGGATTGATTTTGCTTTCGGTCACGTCTTTGATGTATATGTTTTTGAATCAAGGCACTCCTCTTTGGTATTATATTTTAGCGACTGGTATCATGGGATTGGGTAATGCGCTTTTTCAATCCCCCAATAATACAACTGTTATGAGTAGTGTCGCTAAAGAAGATTTAGGTGTAGCTGGAAGTATGAACTCCTTTGCTCGTAATGTAGGGATGGTTCTGGGAATTGCATTAGCTACGACGATTTTATATAACGCAATGAGTGCTGTTTACGGTCAGCGTGTGACGACATTTATAACTGAACGACCTGATATTTTTATTTTTGGGATGAGAATAACTTTCTTAGGCTCGTTTATTTTATGTTTAACAGCTTTAGGTTTAACTCTATTTCGTTCATTCCAATCTAGAAGAAAATAA
- a CDS encoding phage holin family protein: MFEYLDRFLVDADHKAIYVLTLICVAMIIDFLSGSLAAKINPNIHFLSKVGINGILRKVASMVLLMFFIPLAPLIPGGAGVGLIYVLYVGYLLMELKSILENYKKMGIGTELFENFIKNIKNGKEDE; this comes from the coding sequence ATGTTTGAGTATTTAGATCGTTTTTTAGTAGATGCAGATCATAAAGCAATTTACGTTTTAACATTGATTTGCGTTGCGATGATCATTGATTTTTTAAGTGGCAGCTTAGCCGCAAAAATCAATCCTAACATTCATTTTTTAAGTAAAGTAGGTATTAATGGGATATTGCGAAAAGTAGCAAGTATGGTGCTGCTAATGTTTTTTATTCCCTTAGCACCATTGATTCCAGGTGGAGCAGGGGTAGGACTGATTTATGTGTTGTATGTCGGCTATCTACTAATGGAATTAAAATCAATTCTTGAAAATTATAAAAAGATGGGGATTGGAACTGAATTATTTGAAAATTTTATCAAGAATATCAAAAATGGAAAAGAAGATGAATAA
- a CDS encoding ArpU family phage packaging/lysis transcriptional regulator has translation MLLFPEIDRKKTKKKVHDVLNSYRSLVRIAGEKHSPKVTTAYIFEMKNNDSEFSRKTEKIVDRKYLAEVELAKITEAMNQLDTYDRQLLYDKYMDRNFTTNIAIYMKYHVSESKFYRELEKAMIRFAESYESGKLLIEK, from the coding sequence ATGCTATTATTTCCCGAAATCGATCGAAAGAAAACAAAGAAAAAAGTTCATGATGTATTAAACTCATACCGTTCTTTAGTACGAATTGCTGGAGAAAAACATTCACCAAAGGTAACGACTGCTTATATATTTGAAATGAAAAATAACGATAGCGAATTTTCTCGTAAAACAGAGAAGATAGTAGATCGGAAATATTTGGCCGAAGTTGAATTAGCAAAAATAACAGAAGCTATGAATCAGCTGGATACATATGATAGACAGCTATTATACGATAAGTACATGGATCGGAATTTTACAACAAACATCGCAATTTATATGAAATATCACGTGAGTGAGAGTAAATTTTATAGAGAACTGGAAAAAGCGATGATTCGATTTGCAGAGTCTTATGAGAGTGGGAAACTATTGATAGAAAAGTGA
- a CDS encoding helix-turn-helix domain-containing protein produces MSLTYRIKELAEKKKVTFAEIERSTGISNGQIRRWDTSSPKIENIQKVADYFDVSTDYLLGRSEIPSINETDQEENLSSQIMFRMNTEGLSENEVDELKDEVDRFLRFRRAEIERERELKQDDKA; encoded by the coding sequence ATGAGTTTAACGTACAGAATTAAAGAACTTGCAGAGAAGAAAAAAGTTACTTTTGCCGAAATAGAACGAAGCACAGGTATTTCAAATGGACAAATTCGTCGCTGGGATACATCTTCTCCTAAGATAGAAAATATCCAAAAAGTAGCTGATTATTTTGATGTTTCTACTGACTATTTATTAGGAAGATCAGAAATACCTTCTATTAATGAAACAGATCAAGAAGAAAATCTTTCTTCTCAAATCATGTTTCGAATGAACACAGAAGGCTTATCTGAAAATGAAGTAGATGAACTGAAAGATGAAGTGGATCGTTTTCTTCGCTTCAGGAGAGCTGAAATTGAACGTGAACGAGAATTAAAACAAGACGACAAGGCGTGA
- a CDS encoding ImmA/IrrE family metallo-endopeptidase — protein sequence MTEQIDEYLSFSDRINDYISALMVANNIGYENYDCSYLWDFVKSKGVSMRSFPFDGIARDRISGMIVKDSLETTIGYNQNMSEKRKNFTISHEITHYLFHMTESDTIFTDTDRSLHYSYNEVLQEFQANIGASAILVPDVVFFRFLKEGWNLSQLSNHFGISESALYVRLIHTMQANFGVSYIAAKTNADAIRYKFSGKGQHAAVELGTNLESRLFRTNRFIEAL from the coding sequence ATGACAGAGCAAATTGATGAATATCTTAGTTTTTCAGACAGAATAAACGATTATATCTCGGCGTTGATGGTCGCAAATAATATCGGTTATGAAAATTACGACTGTTCTTATCTTTGGGATTTCGTAAAATCTAAGGGAGTTTCAATGCGCAGTTTTCCATTTGATGGTATCGCAAGAGATCGTATTTCAGGTATGATCGTTAAAGACTCTTTAGAGACAACGATTGGCTATAATCAAAATATGAGTGAAAAAAGAAAAAACTTTACAATCAGTCATGAAATCACTCATTATTTATTTCATATGACTGAAAGTGACACAATTTTTACTGATACAGACCGCAGTCTACACTATTCATATAATGAAGTACTTCAGGAATTTCAAGCAAATATTGGGGCTTCTGCGATTCTTGTGCCTGATGTTGTTTTCTTTCGTTTTTTAAAAGAGGGATGGAATTTATCGCAACTATCAAATCATTTTGGCATATCGGAAAGTGCCCTTTATGTTCGTTTGATTCATACGATGCAGGCTAATTTTGGTGTTTCTTATATTGCTGCTAAAACAAATGCGGATGCTATTCGGTATAAATTTAGTGGTAAGGGCCAACATGCGGCCGTTGAGTTGGGTACAAATTTAGAATCACGGTTATTTAGAACGAATCGGTTTATTGAAGCATTGTGA